Proteins encoded by one window of Bacteroidia bacterium:
- a CDS encoding glycosyltransferase encodes MNVLYISYDGMTDNLGQSQVIPYLKGLVGYGHHFDIISCEKPDKFSTKETEIRNLLDSLNIGWYPLPYTKRPPVLSSVLDVFRMYRKAYSLNRVNKYDAVHCRSYLSAMIGQDMKKKFDAKFIFDMRGFWPDERIDGDLWNIKNPVYRIIYNYFKKKELQFFNEADLNISLTHAGLNEIKKMNVRKEQIDKFSIIPCCSDYELFKPLPRDMVLVKQLGFEESNKILCYLGSIGTWYMFDEMMAMFKQLHFQDNSFRLLIMTPEPPSMVYDSAQKLDINADLIKVLSATRQQVPQFLSIAHLGISFIKPCFSKLSSSPTKMGEMLAAGVPLICNSGVGDVERIINDTKTGVIIHGFSEEEMQSVAKKAIEMIQIPRENIREQSRPVFALESGVKLYAQAYDKMQNQ; translated from the coding sequence ATGAATGTACTTTATATTTCTTATGATGGAATGACAGATAACCTTGGGCAGTCACAGGTAATTCCCTACCTGAAAGGGCTTGTCGGTTATGGTCATCATTTTGATATTATCAGCTGCGAAAAGCCAGATAAGTTTAGCACTAAAGAAACTGAAATTAGGAATCTGCTTGATTCTTTAAACATTGGATGGTATCCATTGCCATACACAAAAAGGCCACCTGTTCTATCATCAGTTTTAGATGTTTTCCGTATGTACAGAAAAGCATATAGCTTGAACAGAGTAAATAAGTATGATGCAGTGCACTGTCGCAGCTATCTCTCTGCTATGATAGGGCAGGATATGAAGAAGAAGTTTGATGCCAAATTTATTTTTGATATGCGTGGTTTCTGGCCCGATGAACGCATTGATGGCGATTTGTGGAATATTAAAAATCCTGTTTACAGAATCATTTATAATTATTTCAAGAAGAAAGAATTGCAGTTTTTTAATGAGGCAGACTTGAATATCAGCCTGACCCATGCCGGGTTGAATGAGATTAAAAAAATGAATGTGAGAAAAGAACAAATAGATAAGTTTTCTATCATTCCATGTTGCTCTGATTATGAATTGTTCAAGCCATTACCACGTGATATGGTATTGGTAAAACAACTTGGCTTTGAAGAGTCAAATAAAATTTTATGTTATCTTGGCTCAATAGGAACATGGTACATGTTTGATGAAATGATGGCTATGTTTAAACAATTGCATTTTCAAGATAATTCATTTCGCTTGTTGATTATGACACCTGAACCACCATCAATGGTTTATGATTCAGCCCAAAAATTAGACATAAATGCTGATTTAATCAAAGTGTTGAGTGCAACACGGCAACAGGTACCACAGTTTCTTTCAATTGCGCATCTGGGAATATCATTTATTAAACCTTGTTTTTCAAAACTTAGCAGTTCGCCTACAAAGATGGGGGAGATGCTTGCCGCAGGCGTTCCATTGATTTGCAACAGTGGTGTTGGCGATGTGGAACGTATTATTAATGATACAAAGACGGGTGTAATTATTCATGGATTTTCAGAAGAAGAAATGCAATCTGTCGCAAAAAAAGCAATTGAAATGATTCAAATTCCAAGAGAAAATATCAGGGAACAATCCCGTCCCGTTTTTGCACTTGAAAGTGGTGTTAAACTATATGCACAGGCGTATGATAAAATGCAAAATCAATAA